Within Anolis sagrei isolate rAnoSag1 chromosome X, rAnoSag1.mat, whole genome shotgun sequence, the genomic segment caatatttcTTCCCCATGTCTCATTATGAGTCTCATCATTTCCAATTATAATTCTTGTTGTATTTCTTGGTTTGAAGCGTGTaagagactagatggcctttggagtctcttccaactctatgagtctaattattgttgttgttgtctctttcaactctatgaatctaattgttgttgttattggacaTGATGAGAAAGGTTTCAAGTAATTGTGGCGTTGATTTAAGATGATGGGAAAGGTTTCCAAGGATCTGTGTTTACTGTCCTTTAATCTTTGTCATGTGTTTGTTTACACACCGTATGTCTTTATCCTTGCAGCCTCTTTGCCCTTCATCGTCCTCACTGGGGTCAACTCTCCCTACCAACGGGGCTTCTATTGCGATGACGAGTCCATCCGCTATCCCTACAAGCCGGACACCATTACCCACGGTGTGATGGCCGGCGTCACCATCCCATGCACTGTTATAATTGTAAGTGACATGATATATTGTTCTTAAAGGGCCAGCGGAAGGTAGGCTCCACTCTGCTATAGACCTTCCCTCTTCCATTGGTTCTACATATGCTTTTATGCATAGGTTTCGGCCGGAGAAGCCTACCTCGTCTACACCGAACGCCTTTACTCGCGCTCCGGGTTCAACAACTACCTAGCCGCTCTCTACAAAGTGGTGGGGACCTTCCTCTTCGGAGGGGCAGTCAGCCAGTCCCTAACGGACCTGGCCAAGTACATGATCGGCCGCTTGAGGCCCAACTTCCTGGCAGTCTGCGACCCGGATTGGTCCAAAGTGAACTGCTCCATCTACGTCCAGCTGGAAGGGCTCTGCCGCGGAGGAGCCAGGAACGTCACCGAGTCCAGGTCAGGAGGGAGAGCTTGAagtccatagagttggaaggaaccaccAAATGCCATACAGTCCTAACCCCAGACagcatcaaaaccctcccaatagTGGGCCATGCAGCTACATAGACATTAGCAACTTCATGGGAAAATAGGATCaaagaatcctagggttggaggggaccccaaagaccatctagtccattcTGTGAAGACACCAttaaatccctcccaacagaggaccTTCCATCCTCATAGACATTAGCACGTAAACAAGGAAATAGGGTCAaaaaatcatagggttggaagggatcccaaaggccacctagtccaaccctattctggcAAGACACCATTACAGCCTTCCCAGCCTCCTTGTCCTCtaaagcagtagaaaacaagtatTGGCCCTGCCTCCTCATTGGGACGCCctttaaaatatctttaattATATccactcttcttcttctctcctctccagGTTGTCGTTCTATTCGGGACACTCCTCCTTTGGGATGTACTGCATGATGTTTCTCGCGGTACGTAACCCTTTGaacacaaagggccacttcaatTGACGCAGCCTAGAATCTCATTGGCTTGGTTCATTACAGGATTACAGTGGTGGGACCGTGCCTCTTTTCTTTATCCCAGTTTCCTTTCCATTCCAGCTCTACGTCCAGGCCCGGCTGGTGGGGCGATGGGCCCGGCTGGTTCGCCCCACCATCcagttcttcctcttctccttcgcCATCTTTGTGGGGTACAGCCGCGTCTCAGATTATAAGCACCACTGGAGCGACGTTTTGATGGGCCTCCTCCAAGGAGCTCTCATCGCCATCCTTGTGGTGGGTGTCTCTGTGGGTGTTCCGTGATATCACTGTAGCTCAGCCAATAGCAATTATAATATTCATGATGTCACTGTAGTTCAGCCCATATTGATTAGGGTATTTG encodes:
- the PLPP2 gene encoding phospholipid phosphatase 2 isoform X1, whose product is MERPKIFVVVDCLCLLLASLPFIVLTGVNSPYQRGFYCDDESIRYPYKPDTITHGVMAGVTIPCTVIIVSAGEAYLVYTERLYSRSGFNNYLAALYKVVGTFLFGGAVSQSLTDLAKYMIGRLRPNFLAVCDPDWSKVNCSIYVQLEGLCRGGARNVTESRLSFYSGHSSFGMYCMMFLALYVQARLVGRWARLVRPTIQFFLFSFAIFVGYSRVSDYKHHWSDVLMGLLQGALIAILVVRYISDFFKQRPQLPCAEKDAKANVPLPLNEPDHNHYSYRSPT
- the PLPP2 gene encoding phospholipid phosphatase 2 isoform X2, whose translation is MAGVTIPCTVIIVSAGEAYLVYTERLYSRSGFNNYLAALYKVVGTFLFGGAVSQSLTDLAKYMIGRLRPNFLAVCDPDWSKVNCSIYVQLEGLCRGGARNVTESRLSFYSGHSSFGMYCMMFLALYVQARLVGRWARLVRPTIQFFLFSFAIFVGYSRVSDYKHHWSDVLMGLLQGALIAILVVRYISDFFKQRPQLPCAEKDAKANVPLPLNEPDHNHYSYRSPT